Proteins from a single region of Hordeum vulgare subsp. vulgare chromosome 6H, MorexV3_pseudomolecules_assembly, whole genome shotgun sequence:
- the LOC123406154 gene encoding protein BOLA1, chloroplastic: MMGSRGTSAVLSRAARMRQKLQSALEASALDIEDVSYQHAGHAAVKDNANETHFNIKVISPKFEGQSLVKRHRMVYDLLTDELNSGLHAISIVAKTPKELGS; encoded by the coding sequence ATGATGGGTTCACGAGGTACCAGTGCTGTGCTCTCACGAGCTGCTCGGATGAGGCAAAAGCTGCAGTCTGCTTTGGAGGCCAGTGCACTAGACATTGAAGATGTTTCTTACCAACATGCTGGGCATGCGGCTGTCAAGGACAATGCAAATGAGACGCATTTTAACATCAAGGTAATTTCGCCGAAGTTTGAAGGGCAGAGCCTTGTGAAGCGTCATAGGATGGTGTATGATCTCTTGACCGATGAGTTGAACTCGGGTCTTCATGCTATCTCCATTGTTGCGAAAACCCCAAAAGAGCTGGGATCATGA
- the LOC123406155 gene encoding DEAD-box ATP-dependent RNA helicase 47A — MRLIIGQVHRNVLALASSRSCFVIGDHLPFRMLSLPRASGFHQTAWRGSQTVEDSGSTLTLASLEVQSKADYVKKERVPQSKADYVKKERVPQSKTDYVKKERVPRTGGPKPSSRDSAFSAKPKKVSSLHLKPAKSALPKSPVVKKKLKIDEALFSASSFEELGLPPLLIDRLNKEGLTSPTEVQSASIPVISQRHDAVIQSYTGSGKTLAYLLPILSEIGPLKRAREQGNSEKRSGIEAVVVAPSRELGMQIVREVEKILGPDDKRLVQQLVGGANRSRQEEALKKNKPIIVVGTPGRISEISAAGKLQTHNCRFLVLDEVDQLLSFNYREDMHRILEHVGRKPSTSSSSHILGPLARRSERQTILVSATVPFSVIRAARSWGHDPVLVRAKSVVPLDSITVPRPMLSQGDPNSDSPTMSVNQAAVDSLPPSLEHYYCTTKAHHKVDTLRRCIHALEAETVIAFMNNTKPLKDVVFKLEARGMKAIELHGDLGKLARSTVLKKFKAGEFRVLVTNELSARGLDIPECDLVINLDLPTDSTHYAHRAGRTGRLGRKGTVVSICEESEAFIMRKMRKQLGVAIKPCEFTEGQITVHKEEDVE; from the coding sequence ATGAGGCTAATCATCGGGCAAGTTCATCGGAATGTTCTTGCGCTGGCGTCATCTCGGTCATGCTTTGTCATCGGTGACCATCTCCCGTTCAGAATGCTGTCGCTGCCACGGGCCTCTGGGTTCCATCAGACTGCTTGGCGGGGTAGTCAAACCGTCGAGGATAGCGGCAGCACACTAACTCTGGCTAGCCTGGAAGTCCAAAGCAAAGCTGATTATGTGAAGAAGGAAAGGGTGCCACAAAGCAAAGCTGATTATGTGAAGAAGGAAAGGGTGCCACAGAGCAAAACTGATTATGTCAAGAAGGAAAGGGTGCCACGAACCGGAGGTCCGAAGCCAAGCTCAAGAGATTCTGCTTTCAGCGCGAAACCAAAGAAGGTTTCTTCGCTTCATCTGAAGCCAGCAAAGAGTGCCTTACCAAAGTCGCCAGTGGTGAAGAAGAAACTGAAGATCGATGAGGCTTTATTTTCTGCAAGTTCATTTGAAGAGCTCGGTCTGCCACCTTTGCTCATTGACCGGCTGAACAAGGAAGGCCTAACCTCTCCAACTGAGGTCCAATCTGCTTCTATTCCTGTCATATCTCAAAGGCATGATGCGGTTATTCAATCATATACAGGGTCAGGGAAAACACTTGCGTACCTTCTCCCTATTCTTTCTGAAATAGGACCCCTGAAGAGGGCTAGAGAGCAGGGTAATTCTGAGAAGAGATCAGGTATAgaagctgttgttgttgctccttcAAGAGAGCTAGGAATGCAGATAGTGCGAGAAGTGGAGAAGATTCTGGGTCCTGATGATAAGAGACTTGTCCAGCAACTTGTTGGCGGTGCTAACCGTTCGAGGCAAGAGGAAGCACTGAAGAAGAACAAGCCTATCATAGTTGTTGGAACACCTGGCCGTATTTCGGAAATTTCAGCGGCGGGTAAGCTACAAACTCACAACTGTCGTTTTCTTGTACTGGATGAAGTTGACCAGCTCTTATCATTTAATTACCGCGAGGATATGCATAGAATACTGGAGCATGTTGGAAGGAAACCTAGCACTTCATCTTCTAGTCACATCCTTGGTCCACTTGCTAGGCGGTCTGAGCGTCAGACAATCTTGGTTTCAGCAACAGTGCCATTTTCAGTTATACGTGCAGCCAGGAGTTGGGGCCATGATCCAGTTCTTGTTAGGGCTAAGAGTGTAGTTCCGCTTGACTCGATCACTGTTCCAAGGCCCATGCTGTCCCAGGGTGACCCTAACTCTGATTCTCCAACAATGTCAGTGAATCAAGCTGCAGTTGACAGCTTACCGCCCTCGTTGGAGCATTACTACTGTACAACCAAGGCTCACCACAAAGTTGACACTTTAAGGAGATGCATCCACGCCCTGGAAGCAGAGACAGTGATTGCATTTATGAATAACACCAAGCCACTGAAGGATGTTGTGTTTAAGTTGGAGGCCCGTGGGATGAAAGCCATCGAGCTACATGGAGATCTTGGGAAGCTTGCAAGGTCAACAGTCCTAAAGAAGTTCAAGGCAGGTGAATTCAGGGTTTTGGTCACAAACGAGTTGTCCGCGAGAGGATTGGACATACCAGAATGCGACCTTGTGATTAACCTGGATCTTCCCACAGACTCTACACATTACGCCCACAGGGCTGGCCGGACTGGGCGTCTTGGGCGGAAAGGGACTGTGGTCTCAATTTGTGAAGAAAGCGAGGCATTTATCATGAGGAAAATGCGCAAGCAGCTAGGTGTGGCCATCAAGCCATGCGAATTCACTGAAGGCCAGATTACCGTTCATAAGGAGGAAGACGTGGAATAA